From Solanum stenotomum isolate F172 chromosome 2, ASM1918654v1, whole genome shotgun sequence:
CCGTCATTCAAACTCGTCTCAAGCAGGTTTTGTTTACTCCTTTTAGAAAAAGAAGTTTGTAATTTTCAATAGTTTGTTACATGTAGGGTAAATTTGGCCGGATAGTATACTGGTAGGAGTAAGTTTGGCCATATAGTGTAACGGAGGGTAAATGTAGACAATATTCGAAAGTAGCCCTATTTTTATTTGCTATATGGATCATTGTAAGCTACTAATTGATCTATTGTTGTCTGCATGGTCAATGTAATCAGTTTAGTCTGGTATAAAATTTTTGTTAGTACTTGATTGGCATTTGATGTAGTTATTGTTGGCATTCATATATGCTGTGTGATTTGCGCTTGCTTGAAGTTGGTTTCAGAAAATTAGTAGTTATAATATGTTTGAGCGTTGCTTTGAGGGTTGATACTTGCTTGATTAAGATGGAAGTCTGTTGTTTATTGACTATTTGATAACTTTTCAAATATGATAATTCGAAATTGTTTCTGTGAGATATGaacatgtttaaatttttaaaagaatcgTTCATTTTGGAAGATAAGTTCAATACACTAATCTCTTCAATTATTTGCAAATTCAGAAGTATGTCAGATGAAGAGGATCCTTATCCTTATCCTGATCCTGATCCGGTAAGCATTCTGCAAACGATAGAAAATGAGCATGAGGACTTGACGGATGACaaaaagaaggaaatcaagttGATTAAGACAGAGCTATGGTTTCTGGGTAGATTTCTCCTCTTGAGGCATTGTGCGTGGAGTGGATCCCTTCAAATGCGGATTAGAAGTCTCCTGGTATTTGCAGAAGATCTGTATCGCTCTAACTTTGATGCTGATCCCTCTTACGTGCTAGGATTGATAGAGCATTTCAAATACTTTATCCCAATAAATTATTTGGATTCAGAAGAAAGTCTACTTCCTGTTACTATGCCTCTGACCCACAAACATATGCTGGAATACATAGACAATGTTGTACAGTATTTCAAGGACCTGCTGATTGTTCGCCTTGTCAGGCTGCCTGATGTACAGTCTCAAGTGGAATCGTTCGTAAAGGAGTTGAGAGCACTGAAGAAGTTTATCTTCTTTCTGGGAGAAATATGCATTTCAACAGAACAAATTAACTGCTGGCAAACTTTCTGGCTTCATGTTAGATTTGTGACTACCCGTGCAGCAATTTTCTTATACTTGCCTTGTTATGACAGATTTTCTCATATGATGGAGAATAACTTGATGTGTAGCCAGATAGTCCGCGATGACGAGCTcctgaaatatattttaaagttatcaTCATTCAACAGCACTCATGTCTACTGGTACCTCGATGAAGCCGCGGATGAATTCATGGATTTCCTTCTGCACGTACACATGCAGTTAGGAGCGGATTCATGGACTACAGATCAAAAGTATACTTTTCCTGAACAGATCAACCGTTTGAGAGTTTTGTTCAAAGAGTTGCCATTGATTAACGACATTCAGGATGAGATGAGGATCGATTTCTTCAAGCGACTAGTGACGCTGGTCATTCATGCTGGACTTACTGTCTACTCGCGGGGTAATTGGGACCAAAAATTGCTACTTCTCGATGGCATGATTCGGTCAGTCAAAACAGAGATTTGCCACAAGATCCGAGAGTGGGTAACATCTCATTTGCCTAAGAATGATAAATTGGGCTTCTCCAATTGCCTTCTTGTTAGCTTGAAAGAGTTCCTGTCTGGTCATTCTGGTTTTCTTGCTTCTGTGAAGGATCAAATCGAAGTAGTCCATGAGGAGCTTAACTTTTTCGAGCCTTTCATCATGCGTGTAGCAGAACAAGGCAATAACAAGCATCACGAACTCCAAAATCTTGTTGGAAGAGTCATTGATAAGGCTTATGAGGTCGAGTACATACTTGATTCTTTTGCAATTAGTGATGTACCTCTTACTTTTCTTAGGACGTGGCTCTTGGAAATCATAAGGGAGATTGAGCTCATTAAGACTGAGTTGACCAAACCCAAGGGAAAAAATATGACAAGTGCCTCCCAAGCTACCGACGGAGAACTGGTTGGTTTTACAGATGTCTGTAAAACTATAAGAGATCAACTAGTTGGAGGATCACGAGAACTGGATGTTGTTTCCATTGTGGGTATGGCTGGATCAGGCAAAACAACCCTTGCTCGAAGTTTCATCAATGATGACAGCATTGTTTCTCATTTTGATTTCTGTGCAGAGTGTCGTGTTTCACAAGAATACACACGTGAAGACTTGCTGTTTTCCATTTTGAGTTCTGCTAATTCTGGTCTCACTGATATTAGTAAAAGAGGTGCTGATATATTAGCTGATAGACTAAGAAAAACTCTATTGCCAAAGAGGTACCTCTTAATCATTGACGATGTGTGGGCAGTACAAGCATGGGACGATTTGAGATTATGCTTTCCTGAGGCCAAAAAAGGTAGCAGAATAATTCTGACGACCAGACTTAAAGAAGTTGCTACGTATGCTAAATGTGTCACTGAACCCATACACTTGCGTAGTATGAAAGATTCAGAAAGTTGGTTGTTATTACAAAAAAAGGTATTTGGGGAAGAAATGTGCCCCGAAGAGCTAAAAGAAGTTGGGCAAAACATTGCATTCAAGTGTAATGGGCTGCCACTTTCCATTGTTTTAGTGGCTGGTCTTCTCGCAAAGATTGACAAGACAGAAAGATGCTGGACGCGGATGGAATTAAGTTTTGGGGAAAGAGTGCAGGATGGCGCAAAGGATTTAGTAAAATTAAGTTATGAAGATTTACCTAACAAACTGAAATCATGCTTTTTATATTTCGGTGCATTTCTAGAGGACAGGGAAATTTTAGTGTCAAAATTAACAAGCTTATGGATTGCTGAGGCATTCATAAAAAACAATGAGGACAAGTGTTTGGAGGATACGGCAGAAGATTACTTGAAGGATCTTATTGGAAGAAACCTCATTATGGTAACTAAGAGGAGATCAACTGGGAAGATCAAAGCATGTCGTGTGCATGATCTAATGCTCGATTTCTGCAAAGAGAAAGCTAAGGAAGATAATTTCCTTTTGTGGCTGAAAAGGTATTACCTCTTTATATGTTTctctaagttttgattttttctcttattCCTTATCCTACTTATATTCTTGATTCCAGGGATCGTGATTCCAATCCTCCGCGTTTTTATTCCGAAAGGCCTATACACCGCCGTTTATCCTTTTGTTCTAATCGGGATGATCTTTCTGAGTGGAAGCCATCAAGCTCACATGCTCGTTCTATCTTATTCAGGGAGCTTAGTGATAGTGCATGTTCATCAATGAGAGATGCTTATTTCATCTTTGGCAACTTCAAATTTCTCAGGGTGTTAGACTTAGAGGTCGTTGTTGTAGATTCTTTTCCCACTGAACTTAATCAGCTAAGGTACCTTGCTGTTCAAACTACTAAGAGTTCTATTCCATCATCGATAGAAAATCTTTGGAATCTTCAAACGTTCATAGTCAAAGGAAATGGAGAACAAGTATGGTTGCCAGATACTTTTTGGAAGCTGAGTAAGTTGAGATATGTTAGCATTAGTGATGGCGCTTTGTTTGCTTCGCGTGATGCACAGGAATCCTGTGATGAAAATTCCTTAAAGCTGGACAATTTGAAAACGTTTTCCTCAATATATGTCTCCAGGGTGAACAATATGGAAAAGATGTTAAGAAGAACACCCAATCTTCGGAAGTTAAGATGTGTATTTGCTGATTTAGGGCGTTggggaaagaatgaaaatcggTTTCCTGTATTAGACTCATTATCTCAACTTGAAACGCTAAAAGTGGTCTTCGTTGGTATCTCGGAGGTAGGTCCTTCAAGATTAAACTTTCCAGAGAATCTCAAGAAACTGACATTATGCAAATTTCCTTTGCCACCTGAGGCAATTTCAACCATTGCCAAACTTGTCAACCTTGAGGTACTTAAACTGCGACAAGTTGCCTTTGAAATGGGTGAATGGGAAGTGAGAGATGAAGAGTTTTCTAAGCTCAAACTCTTGGAGCTAGAAAATCTCAAACTCTCAAAATGGGAAGTGTCTGAGAATGCCTTCCATCGCCTTGAGAAATTGGTTTTGCATGGATGTTTACATCTCGAAGCTATCCCTGATGGTTTTCAGGAACCAAGTTGTTTGCGATACATTAAGGTAAAATCATGCAGTGAAGATGTTGCCGGCTCAGCTAGGATTATCAAACAAACAAGAGAGGATTACGGCGACAAATTTGACGTTAAAATCTTTTCTTAGCATTGAAAGATTAAGGCTGCAACCTTTAGTTCATTTCCAATCTGATTGCAGGTACAATCTTAAGCAAATACTGATGTTATTTTATCACTCATTTATGCTCccttgaatatattttcttgttgacATGCTCATACATATTCTGTTTAAAACTGTGTTGTACTTGTTTTTGTTATTGCAGCTATTGCTTGTTGTTGCTGGTAAACGGTACAGGTAAGGTTTGTCGTACATTCTACCCTCTCcaaacctcacttgtgggattatatcgggtttgttgtttgtttgttgctggttGTAGCAGAGAGCTGTTCCATGTTATTTGGTTACTTGTTGCACCTAGTAGTCTTATGAACTTTTCTGAATAAGTTCTTATGACTATTTCCTTTTTATGTCTATGGATTGGTATATGGATTTTGTTAGTTGtgtttttataaatgatataatACGTAAACGTGCCTTTTAACTTGGTTTTTAGCCAACATTTACGTTCTTCAATTTTGAGTGTGTATAAATAAACACTCAAACTTGTACAAAGTTGAACAAGAAGACACACACGTCCAACATGTCATGATACACGCATGATGTAAGACgcgtgtgtctacttgtttaattGTATATAAGGTTAAGTGTCTACTTCGACATATCCTGCTCTGCCCCGCGCCATTTACACCTGTTTAATGAAGTTGGTTTGCATCATCCAACTATTCTAGCACTAAATCTTGGTCCTTTATCGTACATGCTATCATACATAATTGCAGATAGGTACAATAAGATATTATATCAAGAAATTATGAGATTATTATTAagcaattaatatttttgaaacacAAAATCTAATCAAGTTTAAATTCTTGAGAGAATGTTGGTAATCAAGTCCAAGAGCTGCTTAATATGTCTCAGATTTGGGGACACATTAACACCAATTTTGCCGACACATCACATACAATtactgaaaaataataattcaccTTCTTTGATTTAACCAAGATTTGTTACTTGGAAATTTGTGATGTTACAAAAATTAGgtaaatatttatcaatatttatgtcaattcaataaatatgacaCAAGCGAGggtaatattttttacttaaacatAGTTAATTAGTACTCTATTTGTTCATGTTTACTTATTCAGTATTGCtttgacacaaaaaaataaataaaatgaatatgcTACTATATTACTcttcaatataatatatttattgtttttgaaaatatattgaaaaataactATAGCTAATAGTAATAGAGgcaaattttaaattaagtagtaaattatctcttaattttataaattagcATCAATCAACTATTAATACCTTGGTCACGATCCGAGTTTCTACACGCACTTGAGTAATGATTTTGGAAATGATCAaacaaatctttaattttactAGTGTTGATCAGTTCAATAGTTGATTATGATCTCTCTCTATATTTATCACACGTTCGATCAAATAATCTTCACTTTGaacatatttttatcaatataattctttttatctctttttacGTGACACATTTTTCTTTCCAATTTCGTTAAGTTAAAACATAAGTCACTCTAACAAAACTATAGTGTAGTACTTAACCAGCTGTAAATAAACATAATTGTCTGTATTTGTAGGAAAAAGGCTATATATACTCAGCTCCATGATGGTGCAAGTTGCCTTATTGGCTGCTCTATCAGAACTTATTGTCCACCGTATTAATGAATGTAGTGCAGTGGATAAATTGTcccttttttaattatatatttcgAGTCTAAATTTTAAGTATGAAAAAATACTTGATACATAGTATTTTTCTCTAAATAGAGTCTTATACGACGTAAATCCCAATTAATCGAGCTCTAATGCAGCTGTCGAAATTATTGTCCTATCACTTCAACTATTTCAAGTAGTATTCTACCCAAAACATAAGAGAATTTACAGCAATGTCCCGTCATTACACCTTGGAGCCGCAACATTTAATAGTTGTCATAATAACTAATTCttccgtttatttttacttatttatgtttaacttgatatattaattaacaatataaagtatagaaattttatatatttgagtgttaattacatcatatttcaaaacaaaaaatcagttataataatttcaattttttcattgcTCTCACATATATTCTTTGGTTAAATGATGCATGGCAAATAATACACTACTTAATGGAAGAGATGTATACGGGAGAGAATAGAGATGTATCTGAGAGGAAATTTTGTAATTCTTTTAAATGATaggaaattttagaaattatgatttaagttatgcatttatgtattttttcctaattaagaagcaataaataaaagagtaaaatacaTTGAGGAAAAGACTATAGTTTAATAAGAGTAAATTATGATCTAAGTGGTTTGATTTTTAAACTGAACTAATAAAAGTgaacatttatttatataaggGTGAAAATCGTTTTCATCCCCCCAAACGTTACTTGTAAAATCAAACTCCCCTCTCAACTTTATACAATAATCAAATTCCCTCCATTATCCTTAATAAATCCTTAAAATGCCTATTACCCTTCCATTGTCtaaccctttttttaaaaaactttttaaaaagtcatgatatttttgttttaaaccTTATTTTATTTACACTTAATACATGTCTTaattttaatcattcaaatttCAGTCATTaaatagatttatttttaaatatgaatgtCATTTATACAGATGTTATCCTTTGagtgtttgttttttaaatattacaatcacttaatatatttcattaaattttaataattaaaatatataacaaagttttaaattattaaaatatatataaataaatctaTATCTAAATTAGGCCGAATTAAATTATGATCGCTAAATATACCTTTTTATTTTCCAGATCCTTTTTCATTAGTTGCAAATTGATAGCCCAACAttgatttttaagttattttgaCTTGACCAAAAACAATCTATTACGTAGTAaagttattttgaaaattacttCTGTCTCCACTTTTAAATCTAAACAAATATCCACACTTCTGCCATTCTAAATTAAGATAAAGTGATCCTTATATTAAAACTAGATTttgttgcccgtgctatgcatGGGCCCAATaacataaatggtatgttttggggctaataacgaagtttttgaagcgattgtttgcgtggataaaggaataagtttttttatcacaaacctgtactttctttgaatcacaataagactacccacatacaacatttttgaacaattttatgTTGTGTATCAcgatttaattttaagaatcagtcaattttttttcttttttttaataaatattttaagttgtcaattatcacgattaattgtattttatacataatttttaacgatagattaatttcaagaatcaatcgaatttttttaaatgtatttatttttgaaatattttatgttgtcaattatcatgatttatagtatttttacgatagattaacttccagaatcaatggaattttttatatctttttcaaaacatattttatgttgtcaattatcatgatttatagtatttttacgcaatttttaaatataattttttttaaaaaataagaccaataaattaaaatggacccaatatatgttatttttgttgtctcaatttatgtgacacaaatgaaatttggagagtcattgaatattatatattatacttgggcataaactctcttacgcacgggcccaataactattattttttgtcctaatgtatgtgacacaaataaaatatagtgagttatttaaatttaatatgattttaaaatattttaagttgttaataatgtaatttataatatttttacgtaatttgtaaatacttaatatatattactccacttgtctcaatgtatgtagcatagataaaatttcaagagttaatcaaatgttgttaattgttaagatttacaatacattttacgtagttttcagTAATTTgacattaaataatacatattactacttttgtctcattttatgtgacattgatagattaattttaagaatcagtcaatttctttttttgtgcatttttaataaatattttaagttgtcaattatcacgatttattgtattttatacataaattttaacgatagattaatttcaagaatcaatcgaaattttttatatgtatattttttaaaaatattttatgttgtcaattatcatgatttatagtatttttacgatagattaacttcaagaatcagtgcaattttttgtatctttttcaaaacatattttatgttgtcaattatcatgatttatagtatttttacgcaatttgtaaatataaaaaaaaattaagacaaataaattaaaatggacgcaatatatgctatttttgttgtctcaatttatgtgacacaaatgaaatttgaagagtcatccaaatttgcactttttttaaaaaaaaaattttaagttattaattattgtgatttataatatttttatgtaactttcaaataacttcctaatttatgtgatatggataaaattacaaaattaacccttttaaaatgtcttccacatattttaagttgttaattattattatttttaatacttttttggtaattttaaaatgatatatgttattttttctgtctcaatatatgtgacccggataaaattttgagagtcaacctattttatggtagaattttaaatattaaatattttaagtcatttgtaaatgatttattatattatattattatatattatattatattatattatatatattatattatattatattatatatatattatattatattatattatattatatattatataaactcccttagaaaataaatatatattatatatattatataatagaaaaaatgatttataagTAGAATATTATATCATGTATTatatagggagtttatgatgggatgtcccatcataaactcactcttatatataagtagaaaataaatgtttttttacttgttattttaacaattaaagatatttcgtattatttttctaatattacATTTATTATaagtaattatatataataataataataataatagacaagcttaatttttgaaaatataatcaataaggataatttcataaaacaaacTCTTGCGAGTTGTTTGGCGTGAAGTATAAGATATAATAAtctcataaataaaatacaGTAGTATTTTATCCTGAGTTTGGTTGAAGGTATCCTGAGTTGTCCCATATAAATGATGAAATCACTTATCCCAAAATAACTTATCTCAGAATAATTGATCCCTAGATAATAGTATTTGTCAACAAGTGCCAACAAGAGTACATTTTTTTCATGataaacatttaattatttaccTTTGATTAAATTTCATAATTGACCATCAAAAAAGTAGTTTGATGCATAAAATATTCATGTGTATATAGAGTTCAGAAAAAATCACCCCACTAATAAATTACCTATCACGatataaacacaaaaaattattttcacgaTTCAAATTTGTAACAGTGTACATCACACGATGAATTTACACTATTGAAAAGTACAGAACAAAAAAATACTAGCTAAAACTGCTATCACTGGTTTCCCATTATATaaggaaaaaagtgaaaaaaggaAATAGTAACATATCCAATCGTTTCTACTTTTCTGCAAAAAGCAAATCAATCATtcaaccaaaaataataaagtccTATCCAACTCAAATTAGTTGAACTATAATACAGATATAAAATGTTagatgaaaataataaagttcTACACGACACAAAtctaaattaattgaattataataCAGATATCAAACACcagatgaaaaatataaaaactcaTTCAAACAATAGATAggaaattaaaacatttttttattattatctttaacACATGGAAATTGAAAAGTGTAAGTGATGCATGCCTGGCAGCATTTAATAAAccttacaaattaatataagatTAATTAGCAAAAAACTAAGATTAATTCCCTAATTTCTAGCTAGCTGCCTCGTATGCATCTCTTACATCTTCTCATGTTACATTATACTATACTATTTAAGAttaattagcaaaaaaaaaaaaaaacataacaatacAACGAAATCGAACGATTCGTAACAACATGTTATATGGTCTCAACGTTCTTACAAGACAGTAATAGTAGATGGAgagtcaaaagaaaaataaagaccTAAAACTaggttaaattaaataaaacttaGGTAAACTCGGACCGTTACCCTCAATTCCCCACAATGCATAGTGTCGATCTCTCAattctactaaaaaaaatatttagctaGAAACTTAAGAGATCGAAATTgcattgttttgttttttttttttgtttcgttAACATTCTTCGAGTTATTTACATAACTTTTTCCTCCTCCGTCTCCGCGTATATAACCAACTTGTTCCTCCATAGACACCAAAAATCCATAAGCATTCATCAAGAAGTAACTCCATAgaagggtgaaaaaatgaacaaagaaaaaaaaaatatgtggacagTATTATTTAAGTTAAGGTAAGAAGAAAGTGAGAGTAATGAAGAGGAAGAGGGACATAATGGGTAGTATATAAAGGCAAAAGATTATAGCTTTTCATTgaaattgattataattttatttccatgactttaagttttatatactaaaaaaatattaaacaaatcAATTGGTATGTTAACTAAAGTAGTAATATAGTTGCTCTGtccctaatttatgtgatacatttTTCTTTCCGGTTAATTTAAGGAAATGacgtatttttatattttataacaatttaattttaaaacactCATTTTATTCCGAGATAATTTATAGCCGcaa
This genomic window contains:
- the LOC125856670 gene encoding putative late blight resistance protein homolog R1A-3, with the protein product MSDEEDPYPYPDPDPVSILQTIENEHEDLTDDKKKEIKLIKTELWFLGRFLLLRHCAWSGSLQMRIRSLLVFAEDLYRSNFDADPSYVLGLIEHFKYFIPINYLDSEESLLPVTMPLTHKHMLEYIDNVVQYFKDLLIVRLVRLPDVQSQVESFVKELRALKKFIFFLGEICISTEQINCWQTFWLHVRFVTTRAAIFLYLPCYDRFSHMMENNLMCSQIVRDDELLKYILKLSSFNSTHVYWYLDEAADEFMDFLLHVHMQLGADSWTTDQKYTFPEQINRLRVLFKELPLINDIQDEMRIDFFKRLVTLVIHAGLTVYSRGNWDQKLLLLDGMIRSVKTEICHKIREWVTSHLPKNDKLGFSNCLLVSLKEFLSGHSGFLASVKDQIEVVHEELNFFEPFIMRVAEQGNNKHHELQNLVGRVIDKAYEVEYILDSFAISDVPLTFLRTWLLEIIREIELIKTELTKPKGKNMTSASQATDGELVGFTDVCKTIRDQLVGGSRELDVVSIVGMAGSGKTTLARSFINDDSIVSHFDFCAECRVSQEYTREDLLFSILSSANSGLTDISKRGADILADRLRKTLLPKRYLLIIDDVWAVQAWDDLRLCFPEAKKGSRIILTTRLKEVATYAKCVTEPIHLRSMKDSESWLLLQKKVFGEEMCPEELKEVGQNIAFKCNGLPLSIVLVAGLLAKIDKTERCWTRMELSFGERVQDGAKDLVKLSYEDLPNKLKSCFLYFGAFLEDREILVSKLTSLWIAEAFIKNNEDKCLEDTAEDYLKDLIGRNLIMVTKRRSTGKIKACRVHDLMLDFCKEKAKEDNFLLWLKRDRDSNPPRFYSERPIHRRLSFCSNRDDLSEWKPSSSHARSILFRELSDSACSSMRDAYFIFGNFKFLRVLDLEVVVVDSFPTELNQLRYLAVQTTKSSIPSSIENLWNLQTFIVKGNGEQVWLPDTFWKLSKLRYVSISDGALFASRDAQESCDENSLKLDNLKTFSSIYVSRVNNMEKMLRRTPNLRKLRCVFADLGRWGKNENRFPVLDSLSQLETLKVVFVGISEVGPSRLNFPENLKKLTLCKFPLPPEAISTIAKLVNLEVLKLRQVAFEMGEWEVRDEEFSKLKLLELENLKLSKWEVSENAFHRLEKLVLHGCLHLEAIPDGFQEPSCLRYIKVKSCSEDVAGSARIIKQTREDYGDKFDVKIFS